The Acidimicrobiales bacterium sequence ATCGAGGGCGGATAGCCCCGCTCGTCCCCCGACGTCGACAGCGCCTCGATGACTGCGTCGGGGGGCGCGTCGAAAGGTGCGCCGATCGAGCAGTCGATCACCTCGCCGTGGCGCTGTTGCGCCTCGGCTCGGAGGTCGTCGAGCCGGTCGTAGGGATAGGCGGGAGGGACGAAGCCGGTCACGAATACGTCTCCTCGACCACCACATAGTCCCGGAGCGCGCCGAGCGACGACGGTTCCAAACGGGCCTTGAGTCGCATACCGGCCTCCTCCGGGGCCTCGCTGAGCACCTGCCCCTCCCGATGGACCGAGGCGAGCACGTCGCCCCGATCCCAGGGCACCAGCAGCTCGGCGAGCTCGGTCATCGAACGGACTCGGTCGCCGATCGTGGCGAGCACGAGATCGAGGTTGAACCCGGAGTGGGCGGAGACCGCCACGGATCCCTCGTAGCGGGCGGCGAGGCGCTCGGCGCCGTCGCCCCGGTCGGCCTTGTTGAACACCATCAACTCGGGCACGTCGCCCGCCCCGATCTCCTCCAGCACGTCGCGGACCGCGGCGATCGAGCCCTCCGGGTCGGGGCCGGAGCCGTCGACGACGTGCACGAGCAGATCGGCGTCCCGCACGACGTCGAGGGTCGTCTTGAAGGCCGTCACGAGCTGATGGGGCAACTTGCGGACGAACCCGACGGTGTCGGTCGCGAAGACCGTCTCGCCGCCGGGGAGCGGCAGCTTGCGGGTGGTCGCGTCCAGCGTGGCGAACAGCCGATCCTCGACGAGCACGTCGGCGTCGGTCAGCCGGTTGAGCAGGGACGACTTGCCCGCGTTCGTGTAGCCCACGAGGGCGACCGCCCGGTTGCGGGTTCGGCTCCGCGCCTTCGACTGGGTGACCCGGTGGCTCTGCACCCGGCGCAGATCGGCCTCGAGCTTGTGCACCCGGCGGACGAGGCGACGGCGATCGACCTCGAGCTGGGTCTCACCGGGACCGCGCGTGCCGATCCCGCCACCCTGCTGCGAGAAGCTCTTCCCGCTGCGCCGGAGGCGGGGCAGTCGATAGCGAAGTTGGGCGAGCTCGACCTGGGCCTTGCCCTCCAGCGTGCTCGCATTCTGGGCGAAGATGTCGAGGATCACCGCCGTGCGGTCGAGCGCGCTGCGGCCAAGGATCTTCTCCAGGTTGAACTGCTGGGCCGGGCTGAGCTCGTCGTCGAACACCACCGTGTCGCAGTCGATCGCCTCCGCGATCTCCTTGACCTCGGCCGCCTTGCCCGAGCCGATGAACGTCGCGGGGTCCGGTGACGTGCGCCGTTGATGGACCCGCTCGATCGCGTCGGCGCCGGCGGTGTCGACGAGCAGGGCGAGTTCGTCGAGCGACGCGTCGGTGAGCTCGGGATCGCCACCGTCCTGCGTCACCCCCACGAGGACGATCCGCTCCCGGAACGTGCGCTCGATGAGACCCGTGGACTCGCCGCCGTAGTCGCCGAAGGCGCCACGATGACTCTCCTCCTCCGTGGCGTCGTCCTCGATCTCGAAGAAGTCGTCGTCCTCCGGCTCGATGCCGGGGTCACGCATCGGGGACCTCGATGTCGGCGACGTGGGTGGCCGGACCGGTGAGTGTGAGCGGACCGCGGAGATCGACGAGGGCGTCTCCGCCCGGCATCCGCACGACCACCTTCGGGCCCACGAGGTCCCAGTCGTGGAAGAACTGGGCGGAGACGGTCGCGCCGCTCCCACACGCATTGGTGACCCCCGCGCCGCGCTCCCAGACCCGCACCGTCAGCTCGTTGAGCCCGGTGACGGCCACGAAGTGGACGTTGATGCCTTCCTCGAAGTGCGCCTCGATCGCCGGGCCGGCGACGGCGAGTTCGACCTCGTGGGGGTCGTCGACCTCGCAGACCACATGGGGGTTCCCGATGTCGCCGGTCTCCCACCGCTTCACCATGCGCACGGCATCGCCGACCGAGGCGAGCAGATCCTGCACGTCGGGGTCCGGGCCCGGGCACACGACCCCCATGTCGACGGTGGCGACGATGGTGTTGGGATCGGCGGTGGCGTGCACGGAACAGTGGCGGACACCCGCCGGCGTGTCGACGTCGATCTCGATGTGGGGCACGCCGCGGTCGAGGGCGATCGCCTGCGCGAAGCACCGCAGGCCGTTGCCGCTGATCTCCGCCGGACTGCCGTCCGAATTCAGCAAGCGCATCGACACCGTGCCGTCGGCCTGCTGCAGGCCGAAGATCAGACCGTCCGCGCCGATCCCGCGATGGCGGTCGCAGAGGGCGATCGCCCGCTCCCCCGCGTCGAGCGGGAGTCGGTCGGTGAGGGTGACGAGGAAGTCGTTGCCCAACCCGTGGTGCTTCGAGTAGCGGACCGGCATGGCCCTCCATTGTCGCAGGTCTTCGCGGTCATGCCCCGCGCAATCCCGATTCCCGTTGCCAGTGCTCGATCAGGGCCGCCGCGTCCACCGGCATGTCGACCCAGGTGATGCGGGGATCGCGGCGGAACCAGCGCTCCTGGCGCCGGGCGAACCGGCGGGTGCGCAGGACGGCCTCGCGCACGGCTTCGTCGCGCGACACCTCGCCGGCGACGTGACGGAGGAGTTCGCGGTACCCCAACGCCTGGGCGGCGGTACGACTCGGACCGAGCGCCGCGAGGCGGCGGACCTCGTCGAGGAAGCCCTCGTCCAACTGACGCTCGTAGCGATCGGCGATACGCCGGTCGAGCACCTCGCGGGGCCAGCGCAGTGCGACCTGGACGAACGGGCTCGGGCCGTACTCCTCCATCCCCGGTCCGAACGACGAGAACGGCCGGCCGCTGCCCACGGTGACCTCGAGGGCGCGGAGAACACGGCGCCGGTTCGTCGGCTCCATCCGGGCGGCCGCGACCGGATCGAGCTCCGCCAACCGGGCGTGCAGCCGTTCGGTGTCCGGCTCGGCGTCGAGGGCCGCGTACGTGTCCGGGAAGCGCCCGGGCAGTTCGAGATCGTCGATCACCGCCCGCAGGTACAGCCCGGTTCCGCCGACGAGCAGCGGCACCCGGCCCCGCTCACGGATGTCCGCCAGCGCGGCCCGGGCGTGGCGCTGGAACTCGCCGACGGTGAACGCGGTGTCGGCGTCGATGAGGTCGACGAGATGGTGGCGTACCCGCGACCGCTCGGCGGCCGTGGGCGAGGCCGTGCCGACGTCCATCCCCCGGTACACCTGCATCGAGTCGACGGAGACGATCTCGACGTCGCCGAGTGTCTCGGCGATCTCGAGGGCGAGCGCCGACTTGCCGGAGGCCGTCGGGCCCAGCACGACGAGCGGATGGTCGGCTCGGTTGGTCATCCCAGCAGGTGCACGAGCAGTTGGGCCGCGTCGAGCCGCCGCACATCGATGCGATCGAGGCCGTAGCCGGCGAGCATCGGGGCGACGAGGGCCGGGCCGTGGACATCGGTGACGATCGCGGCCGCCGCCGCGAGGTCGACATGGGGGTCACCGATGCCGGCGGCATGCCAGCCGGTGAACGTGACACGGCCATCGGGCGCGAACCACACCCGGTCGGCTCGGAGGCCGCCGTGGATGAACGCGGAACCCGCCGAGTCGGCCGCCGTCAGCTCGTCGTGGACCGCCAGGAGCTCGGTGTGGTCCCGGCCCGCATACGGGCCGTCCTGGGCGACGGCGAGCGGCGTCTGCGCGGCGCGGGTTCGCAGGGCGGCCGTCGACGCATCGAAGGGACAGTCGGGCACCGGCAGCCGATGGAGCTCCGTGAGCGCGGCAGCCAGAGCCTCGGCCATCGCCTCGGGGCCCAGCGGGTGACCTTCGGACGCCGCCGTTGCGTCATCGTGCATCCGGACGACGACGGCGTCCGGGCCCCGTTCGGGACGCGCCGCGACCATCTCGGGCGCCGGCGGGCGCCCGGCGAGCCAACGCAGGCGGTGCGGGTCGTCGAGCACCTCGCGCTCGCCCGGACCGAGCGGGCGCGGGTCGGCGGGCGGCATCTCAGCCGGCGACGACCGGGATCCGGGTGCGGTGGCGCGCCGCGTGGGTGACCTCGACCAGGTCGCCGAGCAGATGGTTCACGCTCGCCTCACGGATCGACACCTGCGCATAGGTGCCGGGGCGCAGCGGCGTCGGCGACGGGAAGTGCACGAGCGTGTTGCGTCGGGTCCGACCGGTGAGCACGGACGGATCCTTCTTCGACGGGCCCTCGACCGTGACCTCCTCGATGCCACCGATCCGCCGCTCGTTCGCGGCGCGGCTCGAACGTTCGATCACCAGCCGGAGCCGCTCGTAGCGCTCGACGGCCACGGCATGATCCACGAACCGGTCCTCCATCTCGGCCGCCTCGGTGCCGGGCCGGGGCGAGAAGACGAACGTGAACGCACTGTCGAACTGTGCCGCCGCGGCAACTTCCAACGTCCGCTCGAAGTCCTCGTCGGTCTCGCCCGGGAAGCCGACGATGATGTCGGTCGACACCGCCAGCCCCGGGATCGTGGCCCGGGCCGCGGCGAGCTTCTCGAGGTACCGCTCCCCCGTGTAGCCCCGGTGCATGGCCGCGAGCACGGCGTCGCTACCCGACTGGAGCGGGAAGTGCAGGTGCTCGCACGCTTCGGGTGTCTCGGCCATCGCCTCGAAGACGTCGGCCCGCATGTCCTTCGGGTGGGGACTGGTGAACCGCACCCGGTGGATGCCGTCGACCGCGCCGGCGGCGCGGATCAGGTCGGCGAACAGGGGGCGGGCCCGGCGATCCTCGAGCCAGCGCTCGCCACAGACCGCGGCGTCGTCGTCGCCCGGTTCACCCCGGCGGGCGAGGGCGAGATCGCGTCCGTAGCTGTTGACGTTCTGGCCCAGCAGGGTGACTTCGCTCACGCCGTCGGCCGCCAGCTCCTCGATCTCCCGCACCAGATCGCCGAAGGGACGGCTGACCTCCGGACCCCGCACGGAGGGCACGATGCAGAAGGCGCAGGTGTTGTCACAACCGACCTGGATGGTGACCCAGCCCGCGTGGTCGACCTCGCGCCGGGTCGGAAGGGCGGAGGGGAAGCGCTCGGCGTCCTCACGGGCCGTCGCCTCGAGGATCTCCACGATCGGGCCGTGTTCGGCGGCGTGCTCGAGCAGCTCGAGCGCCCGGTCGACATTGTGGGTGCCGAAGACCACGTCGACATGGCCGGCCCGCTCGGTGATCAGCTCGCGGTCCTTCTGGGCGAGGCAGCCTCCGACCGCGATCTGGAGATCGGGGTTCTGCTCCTTGAGCGCCTTGAGGTGACCGAGTGCGCCATAGAGCTTGTTGTCGGCGTTCTCCCGGATGCAGCACGTGTTGAGCACGACGACATCGGCGTCGGCGACGTCGTCGACCCGCGCCATCCCGTCGGCCTCCAGCAGACCGGAGATCCGCTCGGAATCGTGTTCGTTCATCTGGCATCCGTAGGTACGGATCACGTACGACTTGCCCACGGGGCAAGGCTACCGGTGCACGCCCTTCCGACCCGCCGTCTAGCGTTGACCCATGACCCCCATCGCCGCCGAGAAGTATGTCCGTCTCACCACCTTCACGAAGGACGGTCGGCGCAAGGAGTCGCCCGTGTGGATCGCCGACGTGGGTGACGGCCGGGTCGGATTCACCACCGAGCTCGACTCGTGGAAGGTCAAGCGGATCCGCAACACGCCGACGGTGGAGCTCGCTGCGAGCAACATGAAGGGCAAGGTGGAGGAGGGAGCCGAGACGGTGACCGGCACCGCCACCGTCGTGCGCGACGACGAGGCGGCGGCCACCGCGGCCGCTATCAAGGCCAAGTACGGGTTCCAGGTGACCATGATCAGGGCGATCGGCACGATCAAGGCCCGATTCGGCCGGGGCGACGACACCCCGTGCGCCGTCCTCATCAGCCTCGACTGACCGACCCCGGTCCGAAAAACAGTGGGCCGAAAAACAGTGAGTGGGCCGCCGGGGAGGGCGACCCACTCGGGAACGACTCGACGGGGGGAGGTGCCGGGTCGTTGTGCTGTTGTGACCTGAATTGCTCAGGCCTCGGATGGGTCAGTCGTCGAGGGCGATCGGGAGATCGTCGGCGTCGGAGAACTCGTCGTCGTCGCCTTCGGTGACGTCGACCACCTCTTCCTCGGGCTCGGGCATGACGGCCTTCCAGACCCGATCGGAGATCTCGACCATGATCTCGGGGTTCTCCTGGAGGAACTTCTTGGCGTTCTCCCGGCCCTGACCGAGCTGCTCGCCGTCGTAGGTGTACCAGGCACCCGACTTCTTGACGATGTCCTCCTCGACGGAGAGGTCGAGCACCGAGCCCTCACGGGAGATGCCGGTGCCGTACATGATGTCGAACTCGGCCTGACGGAACGGCGGCGCCACCTTGTTCTTCACGACCTTGACCCGGGTGCGGTTGCCCACGACCTCGACGCCGTCCTTGATCGATTCGATGCGGCGGATGTCGAGCCGGCACGACGAGTAGAACTTCAGCGCCCGGCCGCCGGGGGTGGTCTCCGGCGAACCGAACATCACGCCGATCTTCTCTCGCAGCTGGTTGATGAAGATGCAGATCGTCTGGGACTTGTTGAGGTTGCCCGTGAGCTTGCGCAGGGCCTGCGACATCAGGCGGGCCTGGAGGCCGACGTGGGTGTCGCCCATCTCGCCCTCGATCTCGGCGCGTGGGGTGAGCGCGGCCACCGAGTCGATCACGATCACGTCGAGCGCACCCGAGCGAATCAGCATGTCGGTGATCTCGAGCGCCTGCTCGCCGGTGTCGGGCTGGGAGATCAGCAGCTCGTCGATGTCGACGCCGATCGCCTTGGCGTAGACCGGGTCCATCGCGTGCTCGGCGTCGATGTAGGCACAGATGCCGCCATTGCGCTGGGCCTCGGCGACCACATGGGTGGCCAGGGTGGTCTTGCCCGAGGACTCCGGACCGAAGATCTCGGTGATGCGGCCACGGGGGAGGCCGCCGATCCCGAGGGCGAGATCCAGCGCCAGGGCACCGGTGGGGATCGACTCGATCGCCATCGTGCTCTTGTCGCCCATCTTCATGACCGAGCCCGTACCGAACTGCTTCTCGATCTGCCCGAGGGCCATGTCGAGTGCCTTGTCTCGCTCCACTGTGTCTCCTGACGTCTCGCCCGCCGCGTCTGCGCCGGGCCTGCTTTGGGGGGTGTGGTTGGTGGGCTCGAACCTACGGAGGGGGTGTGACACCCACCGGCCGGGGCAGCCGGTCAGGAACGAATGACAGCAACGTAATTGCGAACAGCTGTTCGGTCAAGGACCGAACGCGAGAATTTTCCCGAAGGCGGGACCAAACCGTGCGCTCCCGGTGTTCTACGGTGCACGACGACACGTCGATCACAGACGAAGGAGCGCCCCATGAGCGACACCACCCTCCCCACCGGCGAGACCGACGACGAACTCCGCGAACGCCTCACGCCCGCCCAGTACGCCGTCACCCAGCAGGCCGGCACCGAACGGGCCTTCACCGGCGAGTACTGGGACTGCCACGACGACGGCACCTACCGCTGCGTGGTGTGCGACACCGCCCTGTTCACCAGCGACACCAAGTTCGAGTCCGGCTCCGGCTGGCCGAGCTTCTTCGACACCGTCGGCGAGGACGTGATCGAGATCCACACCGACACCAGCCACGGCATGGTCCGCGAAGAAGCCGTCTGCGCCAACTGCGGCGCCCATCTCGGCCACCGTTTCCCCGACGGCCCCGCCCCCACCGGCCAGCGCTACTGCATGAACAGTGCGAGCCTGCGGCTGGACCGGGACGGAACGGTCACCGAGGACGACGATGCGTGATCTGCTGGGGCGTCTCGTCTGACCTGGTGTTCGGGCCGACACTCGGGTCCCGAACTGCAGGGCTACGGGGTCGTGCCATCGACCGGTTCGACGGCCTGAAGAGCGAGGAACTCCTCACGCAGGTCACACAGCCACTTGTCGCCTCTCGCCGGCACCTGCCAGACGTCCCAGCCGGCGACGGCAGCAAGTCCGGATGCGCTCATGGCGGCCTGCGACGGCGAGTCGACGAGGCGCCCGTCGGGAAGGCGGATCTGTCCGTCGGCTGCGATCTCGGCGTGGAACGTGTCACCCGATCGGGGGCGGACCCATCGCAGTTCGTCCCCCTCGGCCAGCAATCCCGCTTCGGCGAGGTCGTTGATGTGGAGGCGTCGCCCGTTGTGGGTGTAGCGAACCGGCGTGGCCCGTCCGGGGGTCTCGGGCGTCGCCGAGTCGGTGGTGATGTCGTCGAACTTGCCGTCGATGCGGAAGAGCCGGGACCCGTCACCGTCCTCGTAGACGGTGACGGTGACGATCTCGACCGGCAGCCCGTTGGCCTCGAGGAAGGCGATCGCTCCGTGGGTGCGATCATCGACCTCCCCGGCGACGAGGTAGAGCAGCGGCTCCTGGGAAATCACCTGGGGAGCAGACGTGCCGGTGAACTCCTGCCAGTCGGCGAAGAACGCCCCGGGATCGTCTGCGAAGTAGAGAGCGGCGAGTTCGTCGAGGCTCGCCGTCCTCGCCCAGCCGGCGTACTCGAGGCTCTGGGCGAGCTGACTGCGGTCGAGTGATCGCTTCACCTCGAAGATCACCACTCGCCCGGTCTGGTCGAGAGCCAGCACATCGGGACGGCCGCCGGTCGAGATCCTCCCCTGCCGACACACCGGGAAGAGATCGCCACCGGTGAACGCCTCGAGGTTCGACCACAGCAGGTCCTCTATCTCGCTCTCGTACAGCTCGGGCCCGGGGGTGAGTTGTCGCAGCGGTGCAAGCTGCGAGCCATCGGATCTGAAGATCGGCATCTGATACCTCCCCGTCTCGTCAACGTACTTGAGGGGCGTGACACGGCCGTCGAACCCTGAACCGGCGGCCGCCACATTCGAGTCACGCCGCTCGCCTACTAATGTCCGACATCAAGCAATAGGGGTGGTCGAGAGTGGCAACAGATCTGGCGGAGCTGCAGTCGAAGCTGTGGGCGGTGGCGGACGAGCTCCGAGCGAACTCGGGCCTCAAGGCATCGGAGTACTCGACACCAGTGCTCGGGCTCCTCTTTCTCCGCTACGCCGACGACCGCTTCGCTGCGGTCGCCGAGCAGGTCGGTGCCGGCTCCGGGCGTTACACGCCGGGCCCGGAGGCCTACATCGCCGAGGGTGCCCTCTACCTGCCCGACGAGGCACGCTTTGAGCGCCTCGTCGAGCTGACCGAGGCCGACGATCTCGGCAAGGCGCTCAATGACGCCATGAAGGCGATCGAGACCCACAACCCTTCACTCGAGGGGGTGCTCCCCCGCAACTACGGCGACCTTCCCCACAACGTTCTCGTCGAGCTCCTACGAACGCTGTGGCGCCTCCCCGAGTCGATCGAGGGCGATGGGTTCGGTCTCATCTACGAGTACTTCCTCGGCCAATTCGCCATGTCCGAGGGACAGAAGGGCGGCGAGTTCTTCACCCCAACCTCGATCGTTCGCCTGATCGTCGAGGTCCTCGAACCGAACCATGGCCGGATCTTCGACCCGGCCTGCGGGTCGGGCGGCATGTTCGTGCAGTCCGCCCACTTCGTCGAGCGTCACCAAGGCAAGCCGTCGGACGAGCTTTCCGTGTTCGGTCAGGAGAAGACGGGCGAGACGGTCCGGCTGGCGAAGATGAACCTTGCCGTGCACGGTCTCGAGGGCAACATCCGGGAAGGCAACACCTACTACGAGGACCTTCATGACTGCGTCGGCAAGTTCGACTTCGTCATGGCCAACCCTCCGTTCAACGTGAACAAGGTCGACAAGACCAAGCTCGAAGACGACCCTCGGTTCCCGTTCGGTCTCCCGTCGACCGACAATGCCAACTACCTGTGGATCCAGCAGTTCTACTCGGCACTCAACGACGAGGGCCGGGCCGGCTTCGTCATGGCCAACTCGGCCTCCGACGCCCGAGGGTCCGAGCTCGAGATCCGCAAGCAGCTGCTCGAGTCCCGAGCCGTCGACGTGATCGTCGCCGTCGGCACCAACATGTTCTACACCGTCACCCTCCCGGTGACGCTGTGGTTCCTCGACAAAGCCAAAGCGACCAAGGACCCAGAGTGGGCCGACAGCGTCCTCTTCATCGACGCACGGGAGATCTACAACACGATCGACCGTGCCCACCGGGACTGGACCAACGACCAGATCGAGTTCCTCTCCAACATCGTCCGCCTCTACAAGCAGGAGGAGGTCGACGTCACCTCCGACGAGTCTCAGGCGATGCTCGACGAGCACTTCCCCGACGGCGAGTACGTCGACGTGCCTGGCCTCTGCAAGTTCGCCTCGATCGAAGAGATCGAAGAGCAAGGCTGGAGCCTCAACCCGGGCAGGTATGTCGGCGCACCCCGTGTGCATGTCACCCATGACTTCCTGGACGAGATGCACCGCCTCGAGGAGGAGTTCAACACGCTCTCCAAGTCGGCTGCTGCCCTGTCTGACTCGGTGTCGGCCACCGTTCGAGCGAGCCTTTCATGACGACCCTTTTAGAGGTCTGCGAACTGATCGTCGACTCGGAGCACAAGACGGCGCCAAAGTCCGAAGCGGGCTTTCCGCTAGTACGAACGACGGACATAGGTCGGGGCCGACTGGACCTGTCGAACGTTCAACGGGTCGACAAAGCGACCTACGACCAATGGACTCGCCGTGCCGTGCCGGTAGAAGGCGATCTGATCCTGGCGAGGGAGGCACCTGTCGGGAACGTCGCAGTGGTGACAGAGGGCATCAGGCCTGTGCTTGGCCAACGCACGGTGCTGATCCGCCCCGACGACAGCCAGGTCGATTCGACGTATCTCTGCTACCGACTGCTCGGAGCCGATGTCCAGCACTGGATGAACGCCGTCGCAAACGGGGCAACGGTGCCGCACCTGAACATGTCCGACATCAGAGAGCTTCCGCTGGGAGAGCTACCGGAGATGGAGCTGCAAGGACGGATCGGGACGGCGCTCGCCGACATCGACGATCTGATCGAGAACAACCGGCGGCGGATCGAGATCCTCGAGGAGATGGCCCGGCTCCTGTACCGGGAGTGGTTCGTGCACTACCGGTTCCCGGGGCATGAGGACGTGGAGCTGATCGATTCCGAGCTCGGCCCGATCCCCGAAGGGTGGAAGGTCACCTCTCTTCAGGAAGAGTCAAACCTCCTCAAGTCGAATGTGAAGCCCCAGGACTTTCCCGACGAAGACTTCGCCCACTTCTCCATCCCTGCTCTCGACGAGGCCCATCATCCAGCAATCGAGCCGGGGGCCGATATCAAGAGCGGCAAGTATCTCGTTCGACAGGAGAGCGTTCTCCTGTCGAAGCTGAACCCTCGGTTCCCTCGAGTCTGGCGAGTGACACCACCGACCTCAACGAGGTCCATTGCCTCGACCGAGTTCCTCGTCATCGAGGACAACGGCGGGTGGCCTCTACCGTTTCTGTACGGGGTCTGTTCCTCGGACTCTCTATCGGGTCGTCTGACGGCCATGGCTGGCGGTACGTCCACTAGCCACCAAAGGGTGAAGCCCGGCGATGTTGTCGCACTGCCTTTGGTGGGACCGTCCACGGAGGTAGTCGACCGGTACTCAACGATAGCCACGCCCATGCTGGACTTGGCTGACAACCTCCGGGACCAGAACAAGACCCTGACTGCCGCCCGGGATCTACTACTTCCCCGTCTGGTCTCCGGCGAGCTCGACGTGTCGGAGATCGACTTGGAGCTGGAGGCGGTGGGCTGAAAATGGTTGGCGGCGGGTTCGGAGAGGATGCGGCGGTCGAGCAGCCGGCACTGGCGGTGCTGGCGGACCTCGGGTGGGACACGGCATCGGGTGCACAGGAGACCTTTGGGTCCGGAGGGTCCTTGGGGCGTGACTTTCAGTCCGATGTCGTCCTTCGCCATCGGCTCAAGGACACGTTGAAGGTCCTGAACCCGGAGATCCCCGATGCCGGGCTCGACAAGGCGATCGAGGAGCTCGTCGAGTCCCGGTCGGCGATGGACCAGGTGCGGGCGAACCAGGCCGTCTACGGGTTGTTGCGTGACGGGTGCGGCGTCGAGGTCGAGCTCGACGACGGCACCCGAGAGACGAGACGGGTCCGGTTCATCGACTGGGACCGGTCGGCCAACAACGAGTACCTGGCGGTGTCGCAGCTGAGGGTCGCCGGCGATATGTACAACCGCCGCACCGACGTCGTGCTCTTCGTCAACGGCATCCCGCTCGTGCTCATGGAGTTCAAGGCGCCGCACGTCAACGTGAAGGCGGCGTTCGACGACAACCTGCGGGACTACCGGGAAGCGATCCCGGAGCTGTTCGCCTACAACGGGTTCGTGCTGCTCTCCAACGGGGGCGACAGCAAGATCGGGTCGACCTTCGCTGGGTGGGGGCACTTCGCCGACTGGAAGAAGATCAACAGCGAAGGCGAGGAAGGCGTCGTCTCGCTCGAGACCGCCCTACGAGGCACGTGTGAACCGGCACGGCTCCTCGACCTGATCGACAACTTCGTCGTCTACACCGAGCGCCCTGGCGGGCTCGTCAAGGCCGTGGCCAAGAACCATCAGTACCTGGGCGTGAACAACGCCCTCGATGCACTGGCCGACGTGAAAGAGTGTGGTGGGCGCCTGGGTGTGTTCTGGCACACCCAGGGGTCGGGCAAGTCGTTGTCGATGCTCTGGTTCACCCAGAAGGTGTTGCGCAAGCGGCCCGGCAACTGGACGTTCGTGCTCGTCACCGACCGCAAAGAGCTCGACGATCAGCTCTACGAGGAGTTCGCCGACTCGGGTGTGATCACCTCCGGCGTGCAGGTGCACGCCGAGACATCGGCGCACCTGCGGGAGTTGCTGCGGGCCGATCACCGGTACGTCTTCACGCTGATCCACAAGTTCATCCCGGAGGAACGCAACGGCGAGATGCCGGTGCTGTCCGAGCGTGACGACATCGTGGTGATCACCGACGAGGCCCACCGGTCGCAGTACGACACGCTGGCGATGAACATGCGCAAGGCGCTGCCCAACGCATCGTTCCTCGGGTTCACCGGCACGCCGCTGATCGCCGGTGAGGAGCTCACCCGGCAGGTGTTCGGCGACTACGTGTCGGTCTACAACTTCCGGGACTCGATCGAGGACGGCGCCACCGTGCCGCTCTACTACGAGAACCGGATCCCCGAGCTGCAGCTCGTCAACGACGACTTCGACGAGGAACTCGAGGAGCTCCTCGAACGGGCCGAGCTCGACGACGGCCAAGAGAAGGCCGTCTCTCGCCAGTTCTCCCGCCAGTACCACCTCATCACCCGTTCCGAACGTCTCGACGAGATCGCCGACGACGTCGTAGATCACTTCCTGAACCGGGGGTTCCGAGGCAAGGGCATGTACGTGGCGATCGACAAGGCGACGGCCGTGCGGATGCACGACCGGGTGGCCGCTCGATGGGCCACCCGGCTCGCCGAACTCGAAGCTGAGATCGAGTCGGCCCCCGAACTCGAGCGTCCACCGCTCGAAGCGCTGGCGGAGTTCATGCGCAGCACCGACATGGCCGTCGTCGTGTCGCAGGGGCAGAACGAGCAGGCCGACATGGCCGAGCTCGGCCTCGACATCACGCCGCACCGTCAAAGGATGGTGAAGGAGGACCTCGACTCGGAGTTCAAGGACCCGGCCGACCCGTTCCGGCTCGTGTTCGTCTGCGCCATGTGGCTGACCGGGTTCGATGCGCCGTCGTGCTCGACCGTGT is a genomic window containing:
- the recA gene encoding recombinase RecA — translated: MERDKALDMALGQIEKQFGTGSVMKMGDKSTMAIESIPTGALALDLALGIGGLPRGRITEIFGPESSGKTTLATHVVAEAQRNGGICAYIDAEHAMDPVYAKAIGVDIDELLISQPDTGEQALEITDMLIRSGALDVIVIDSVAALTPRAEIEGEMGDTHVGLQARLMSQALRKLTGNLNKSQTICIFINQLREKIGVMFGSPETTPGGRALKFYSSCRLDIRRIESIKDGVEVVGNRTRVKVVKNKVAPPFRQAEFDIMYGTGISREGSVLDLSVEEDIVKKSGAWYTYDGEQLGQGRENAKKFLQENPEIMVEISDRVWKAVMPEPEEEVVDVTEGDDDEFSDADDLPIALDD
- the msrB gene encoding peptide-methionine (R)-S-oxide reductase MsrB, whose product is MSDTTLPTGETDDELRERLTPAQYAVTQQAGTERAFTGEYWDCHDDGTYRCVVCDTALFTSDTKFESGSGWPSFFDTVGEDVIEIHTDTSHGMVREEAVCANCGAHLGHRFPDGPAPTGQRYCMNSASLRLDRDGTVTEDDDA
- a CDS encoding class I SAM-dependent DNA methyltransferase is translated as MATDLAELQSKLWAVADELRANSGLKASEYSTPVLGLLFLRYADDRFAAVAEQVGAGSGRYTPGPEAYIAEGALYLPDEARFERLVELTEADDLGKALNDAMKAIETHNPSLEGVLPRNYGDLPHNVLVELLRTLWRLPESIEGDGFGLIYEYFLGQFAMSEGQKGGEFFTPTSIVRLIVEVLEPNHGRIFDPACGSGGMFVQSAHFVERHQGKPSDELSVFGQEKTGETVRLAKMNLAVHGLEGNIREGNTYYEDLHDCVGKFDFVMANPPFNVNKVDKTKLEDDPRFPFGLPSTDNANYLWIQQFYSALNDEGRAGFVMANSASDARGSELEIRKQLLESRAVDVIVAVGTNMFYTVTLPVTLWFLDKAKATKDPEWADSVLFIDAREIYNTIDRAHRDWTNDQIEFLSNIVRLYKQEEVDVTSDESQAMLDEHFPDGEYVDVPGLCKFASIEEIEEQGWSLNPGRYVGAPRVHVTHDFLDEMHRLEEEFNTLSKSAAALSDSVSATVRASLS
- a CDS encoding restriction endonuclease subunit S, which translates into the protein MTTLLEVCELIVDSEHKTAPKSEAGFPLVRTTDIGRGRLDLSNVQRVDKATYDQWTRRAVPVEGDLILAREAPVGNVAVVTEGIRPVLGQRTVLIRPDDSQVDSTYLCYRLLGADVQHWMNAVANGATVPHLNMSDIRELPLGELPEMELQGRIGTALADIDDLIENNRRRIEILEEMARLLYREWFVHYRFPGHEDVELIDSELGPIPEGWKVTSLQEESNLLKSNVKPQDFPDEDFAHFSIPALDEAHHPAIEPGADIKSGKYLVRQESVLLSKLNPRFPRVWRVTPPTSTRSIASTEFLVIEDNGGWPLPFLYGVCSSDSLSGRLTAMAGGTSTSHQRVKPGDVVALPLVGPSTEVVDRYSTIATPMLDLADNLRDQNKTLTAARDLLLPRLVSGELDVSEIDLELEAVG